In the Chloroflexota bacterium genome, CACCCTACAATTGGGATTTGAAAAGTATTTCCGTCGTTGGTAGAATACCGCAGGGAAGTGTAACCGGCGCTTCTCTGTTGCGGTAGCATGATTTGCTAGTGTCGTTGAGCACTAGTATGATGCTATGCAACGATTGCTATATAATGTGGTTCGACTAGCACGGGAAAGGCAGCGAAAAACGTGCCCACGGCGCTCTATCCTGGGAGCTTTGATCCAGTTACGAACGGACACATGGATATAATTGCCAGGGCGTCTCGAATCTTCGATGGGCTTTTCGTTGGAGTCTATGCAAATCCCAGGAAGGATGTGCTCTTTTCCTTAGAAGACCGCGTGAAAATGCTTACGACGGCCGTGAAGCAGTGGCCCAATGTTGAGGTAAGGAGCTTTGCGAACCTTACGGTGGAGTGTGCGCATGAACTCGGCGCGCAAGTGCTGGTACGAGGGTTGCGGGCGGTAACGGATTTTGAGTATGAGTTTCAGCTTGCCGCCATGTATCAGCAACTTCGTCCCGACCTTGAAGTCGTCTGCCTCATGACATCGGTGAAGTATTCATTTTTAAGCGCGAGTCTTGTTAAAGAAGTCGCCAAGCTAGGTGGAAATGTTGACGCATTCGTACCGGAGGTGGTTGCGGCACGATTGCGTGAGGTGCAGACTATGTGAAGGCTCATAGCACGGCTTCATGTGGGATATGGGTTATCTGTGATGAACGCATGAGACGGGCGGATGACAAAAGGGGTAGCCAGGATGGACATTTTTGCACTAATTGAACGTTTAGAGGCTCTCGTCAACACAGGCCAACGGGTTCCCTTTGTCAATAAGATTATGCTAGACGAGCAAGAGTGCCTCGACGTTATTGCGCAGATGCGAATGTCAGTGCCTGATGAAGTGCGGCAAGCAAGGCGCATGCTTCAGGAGCGCAGCCGCATCCCCGAACAGGCGCGCCTGGAGGCCGAACGCATTGTGGCGATTGCCCATGAGCAGGCGGAGGAGATACTCTCCGAGCACGGCCTCGTTCGCGCGGCGGAAGATAACGCGCGCGGGATTGTGGAGGAAGCCGAAGAGCAGGCGAGTGAAATCCAGCGAGAATCGGACGCCTACGCTGTGCGGTCCTTGACCGATCTGCGCACACGACTTGAACAACTGCATGAGCGCGTGCAGATTTTCCTGGAAGCGATGGCAGATACGGAACCTGAGACGGTTACTTCCGCTCGCACAAGAGGCGATCGTAGCTCGCAGGGTTCGGCAGAGTAAGACAAGCCATGGATAGGCTGACCTTAAATGTGGCCGGGCTTCTCCAAGATATGTCTGGCACGTTGCGTAGTCACGAGATTGAAGGGTTCCTTCCCAATTGGAAAGACATTTCCCTTGTCACACCAATTGAAGGCACGATTGAATTGGCCCATGCGGGGAAAGGCATTGTTGTCAGAAGTGATCTACATGCTACGATAGAATTACTATGTTGCCGGTGCTTAGACGCTTTTGATGAAGATGTGCTAATTCAGTTTGAAGAGATGTACTACCCGGTCTTCGACCTGGCAACGGGTAAGGCAATTCGACTCGATCACGATGACATAGAATCCGAGTTTCTCATTGAAAGTGTCGACCGTCTAGACCTCAGCGAGGCGGTTCGACAGTACATAGAGATCGGCCAACCGCTTATGCCCCGGTGCCAGCCGGATTGCCTCGGTATATGTCCGGAGTGCGGCGGCGATCGGAATAATAGTTTTTGTAGGTGTGTGGATGAGACGCCGGACGTGCGATTGGCGCCATTGCAGGATATGCTGCAGAAAATGGGGCAAGAGCGACCGGCGTGAAGATGAGCGCATGATATTTGTGAGGTGACAATGGGCGCACAACCAAAGAAGAAGATTTCGCGTTCGCGACAAGGCAAACGACGCTCGCATCTGAACAACCTGAGCGTGCATTTGATAGCGTGTCCGAGGTGCCGCCAACCGGTGCCTTCCCACACGGTATGCTCGTTTTGCGGTTACTACCGCGGTCAGGAAGTCTTGGAGATAGAAACTCCGGGCTCCTAGGGCCAATTCTTGACGGTATCCTGCCTGCTTTCCGCATTGCCGCAATTGCA is a window encoding:
- the rpmF gene encoding 50S ribosomal protein L32 yields the protein MGAQPKKKISRSRQGKRRSHLNNLSVHLIACPRCRQPVPSHTVCSFCGYYRGQEVLEIETPGS
- a CDS encoding DUF177 domain-containing protein; this encodes MSGTLRSHEIEGFLPNWKDISLVTPIEGTIELAHAGKGIVVRSDLHATIELLCCRCLDAFDEDVLIQFEEMYYPVFDLATGKAIRLDHDDIESEFLIESVDRLDLSEAVRQYIEIGQPLMPRCQPDCLGICPECGGDRNNSFCRCVDETPDVRLAPLQDMLQKMGQERPA
- a CDS encoding ATPase encodes the protein MDIFALIERLEALVNTGQRVPFVNKIMLDEQECLDVIAQMRMSVPDEVRQARRMLQERSRIPEQARLEAERIVAIAHEQAEEILSEHGLVRAAEDNARGIVEEAEEQASEIQRESDAYAVRSLTDLRTRLEQLHERVQIFLEAMADTEPETVTSARTRGDRSSQGSAE
- the coaD gene encoding pantetheine-phosphate adenylyltransferase, yielding MPTALYPGSFDPVTNGHMDIIARASRIFDGLFVGVYANPRKDVLFSLEDRVKMLTTAVKQWPNVEVRSFANLTVECAHELGAQVLVRGLRAVTDFEYEFQLAAMYQQLRPDLEVVCLMTSVKYSFLSASLVKEVAKLGGNVDAFVPEVVAARLREVQTM